A window of Schistocerca serialis cubense isolate TAMUIC-IGC-003099 chromosome 1, iqSchSeri2.2, whole genome shotgun sequence genomic DNA:
AGGGAAACCATTTCCGCGCACACTTCCGTAGCCAGGGTCGCTAAGGCACGCATGTGCTGTGACATTCGATCTGGAGTAAGCCGGTTAGAATCCTGGTGGTGGCAAAAGTTCTCACTGGAACTGTTTGGTCGTCAAGGGGAGCAGACATGGTGGAGTTAAGTTCCTGATTGGTAGACTTTAcaccaatgtcctggtttaaataccagaCTTCTCTGCAGTGTCTAATTAAGTGAGGCCATAagacactgttgacggtgatccgtccgCAGATGGGGACGTTAAACTTGGCTGTCCTCTAGGTGCAATTCGCGAGGAGTAGGGTATGTTCCGGCGCTGGGAGTGACCCTCACTCTTTTCTCATCATAATCttcattctcatcatcatcataaaaatggctctgagcactatgggacttaacttctaaggtcatcagtcccctagaacttagaactgcttaaacctaactaacctaaggacatcgcacacatccatgcccgaggcaggattcgaacctgcgaccgtaggggtcgcgcggttccagactgaagtgcctagaaccgctgagccaccaCGGTCGGCTCTTCATCATCATACAACATAAATAATACACTACATTCCACACAAAaggacacccacccacccacccacccacacacacacacacacacacacacacgaaaacacacacacacacacacacacacacacgcacacacacaatacatacatgtaATGTTAGAAATATTGTCATGGGGCacgttgcaaataaataaacaaaacaagaaaaacccTTCCCATCCAGCCAGAAACTTGGTGAGACGACAACAAACACTAACAAAGCTAGCACACAAGATTGGCTAGAAAGTGGACGATACACCATCTGACCACCTGACAGAGTCTGAGGGACGGGACAGGGTGTACGCAGTGATAGGATTCTGCCTCCCCAGAACTAGTTCCCGTGGAATGCCCCTTACGTTCGACACGCTGTACTGTGACGAACTGGAACAGGGACGGCTCTCGCCCGCAGTTTGGGGACGAGCGCATGGCGGAGATCTGGCGCGTCGTGGGCGTCGCGCACGCGGCGGCCGGGCTGGAGGGGCGGCGCGCGCTGGACGTGTCGCTGCTGGCCGTGGACCCCTCGTTGAGGGGCGCCGGGCTGGGCCTGGAGTTGCTGCGGCGCGCCGCCGACGTGGGCCGCGAGGCCGGCGCCCCGCTGCTCACCGTGGTCTGCACCAGCGCCTACTCGGCGCGCCTCGCCCACAAGCTGGGCATGCGCTGCCTGCACAGCCTGCCCTACCACCAGGCCGGCCTCGCCCACCTGCCCCAGGAGCCGCACACGCACGTCCACGTCTACGCGCTGGACCTCTAACAGGTATGCTGCAAAGCGCCACTAGGGTAAGGGTCTAGTCGACctgcccgtctccggccatcctgatttaggttttccgtgatttccctaaatcgcttcaggcaaattccgggatggttcctttgaaagggcacggccgatttccttccccatccttccctcacccgagcttgcgctccgtctctaatgacctcgttgtcgacgggacgttaaacactaatctcctcctcctcctctagtcGACCTGTTTTGCCACACATATGCACTAAATATCCCACTATGGTCCACGTatgcgtaaaatggttcaaatggctctgagcactatgggactcaactgctgaggtcattagtcccctagaacttagaacgagttaaacctaact
This region includes:
- the LOC126469991 gene encoding uncharacterized protein LOC126469991 produces the protein MVGPGLEYRVVRGSAADCSRVESFLRRVFYPREPLCAALGFTAGPADAADMPALDDLRAGWSLLAERRHDGALVAACICALLQPAEDGGAAGHHRQFGDERMAEIWRVVGVAHAAAGLEGRRALDVSLLAVDPSLRGAGLGLELLRRAADVGREAGAPLLTVVCTSAYSARLAHKLGMRCLHSLPYHQAGLAHLPQEPHTHVHVYALDL